In Pongo abelii isolate AG06213 chromosome X, NHGRI_mPonAbe1-v2.0_pri, whole genome shotgun sequence, one DNA window encodes the following:
- the DUSP9 gene encoding dual specificity protein phosphatase 9, producing the protein MEGLGRSCLWLRRELSPPRPRLLLLDCRSRELYESARIGGALSVALPALLLRRLRRGSLSVRALLPGPPLQPPPPAPVLLYDQGGGRRRRGEAEAEAEEWEAESVLGTLLQKLREEGYLAYYLQGGFSRFQAECPHLCETSLGGRAGSSMAPVPSPVPVVGLGSLCLGSDCSDAESEADRDSMSCGLDSEGATPPPVGLRASFPVQILPNLYLGSARDSANLESLAKLGIRYILNVTPNLPNFFEKNGDFHYKQIPISDHWSQNLSQFFPEAIEFIDEALSQNCGVLVHCLAGVSRSVTVTVAYLMQKLHLSLNDAYDLVKRKKSNISPNFNFMGQLLDFERSLRLEERRSQEQGNEGQESAASNPPSFFTTPTSDGAFELAPT; encoded by the exons ATGGAGGGTCTGGGCCGCTCGTGCCTGTGGCTGCGCCGGGAGCTGTCGCCCCCGCGGCCGCGGCTCCTGCTCCTGGACTGCCGCAGCCGCGAGCTGTACGAGTCGGCGCGCATCGGTGGGGCGCTGAGCGTGGCCCTGCCGGCGCTCCTGCTGCGCCGCCTGCGGAGGGGCAGCCTGTCGGTGCGCGCGCTCCTGCCTGGGCCGCCGCTGCAGCCGCCCCCGCCTGCCCCCGTGCTCCTGTACGACCAGGGTGGGGGCCGGCGCCGGCGCggggaggccgaggccgaggcCGAGGAGTGGGAGGCCGAGTCGGTGCTGGGCACCCTGCTGCAGAAGCTGCGAGAGGAAGGCTACCTGGCCTACTACCTCCAGG GAGGCTTCAGCAGATTCCAGGCCGAGTGCCCTCACCTgtgtgagaccagccttggtGGCCGTGCCGGCTCCAGCATGGCCCCGGTGCCCAGTCCAGTGCCTGTGGTGGGGTTGGGCAGCCTGTGCCTGGGTTCCGACTGCTCTGATGCGGAATCCGAGGCTGACCGCGACTCCATGAGCTGTGGCCTGGATTCGGAGGGTGCCACACCCCCACCAGTGGGGCTGCGGGCATCCTTCCCCGTCCAGATCCTGCCCAACCTCTATCTGGGCAGTGCCCGGGATTCCGCCAATTTGGAGAGCCTGGCCAAACTGGGCATCCGCTACATCCTCAATGTCACCCCCAACCTCCCAAACTTCTTTGAGAAGAATGGCGACTTTCACTACAAGCAGATCCCCATCTCCGACCACTGGAGCCAGAACCTGTCGCAGTTCTTTCCGGAGGCCATTGAGTTCATTG ATGAGGCCTTGTCCCAGAACTGCGGGGTGCTCGTCCACTGCCTGGCGGGGGTCAGCCGTTCTGTCACCGTCACCGTGGCCTACCTCATGCAGAAGCTCCACCTCTCTCTCAACGATGCCTATGACCTGGTCAAGAGGAAGAAGTCTAACATCTCCCCCAACTTCAACTTCATGGGGCAGTTGCTGGACTTTGAGCGCAGCCTGAGGCTGGAGGAGCGCCGCTCGCAGGAGCAGGGCAATGAGGGGCAGGAATCTGCGGCCTCCAACCCGCCCTCCTTCTTCACCACCCCCACCAGTGATGGCGCCTTCGAGCTGGCCCCCACCTAG